One Aminivibrio pyruvatiphilus genomic window carries:
- a CDS encoding ABC transporter substrate-binding protein: MRSFGSIRKAMVLVSLVCLFAVPAFAADPIRIGEIATVTGDFAAYGVAEVESVKIAVAEINAAGGILGRPVEVIMYDCRTRQEDMVNAARRLVEQDKVSVVIGPSGSGLCIAAAPVFNRGKVPHIGTLPTNPLVTVDEKGQVRPYNFRICFLDPYQGKMIAHFAARDLGKKKAAVLYDVSSDYSHGLREFFTKSFKEYGGEIVADEGHREQDVDFRAQLTVIKDANPDVLVIPTMGKALPLAVKQARDLGIEIPIVGGDGYGDFMWEIAGDAMRESYWVSHVDKADPALADFFRKYEEQTGTEAMEFMNAVMAYDSVYWVKDAIERAGSDDPVKIRDALEATKGLKLMHATLTMDEFHNPKDKDGIMLASDIATKKAVFFKKVKPE; this comes from the coding sequence ATGAGGAGTTTCGGCAGCATTCGGAAGGCAATGGTGTTGGTGTCCCTTGTATGTCTTTTTGCCGTGCCCGCTTTTGCGGCGGATCCGATCCGGATCGGTGAAATTGCGACGGTAACGGGTGACTTCGCCGCTTACGGCGTGGCTGAGGTCGAATCGGTGAAGATCGCCGTGGCGGAAATCAACGCCGCCGGCGGCATCCTCGGCAGGCCGGTGGAAGTCATCATGTACGACTGCCGCACCCGGCAGGAGGACATGGTCAACGCCGCGCGGCGCCTTGTGGAACAGGACAAGGTCAGCGTGGTCATCGGACCCAGCGGAAGCGGCCTGTGCATCGCCGCCGCCCCGGTGTTCAACCGCGGCAAGGTTCCCCACATCGGAACGCTCCCCACGAACCCCCTGGTCACCGTGGACGAGAAGGGGCAGGTCCGCCCCTACAACTTCCGCATCTGCTTCCTTGATCCCTACCAGGGCAAGATGATTGCCCACTTTGCCGCAAGGGACCTCGGAAAGAAGAAGGCGGCGGTGCTTTATGACGTGTCCAGCGACTACTCCCACGGCCTCCGCGAATTCTTCACGAAATCCTTCAAGGAGTACGGCGGAGAGATCGTGGCCGACGAAGGACACCGGGAGCAGGATGTGGACTTCCGCGCCCAGCTTACGGTCATCAAGGATGCCAACCCCGACGTACTCGTGATACCCACCATGGGCAAAGCCCTTCCCCTGGCAGTGAAGCAGGCCCGCGACCTGGGCATCGAAATTCCCATCGTCGGCGGCGACGGCTACGGCGACTTCATGTGGGAGATTGCCGGAGACGCCATGAGGGAGAGCTACTGGGTGAGCCACGTGGACAAGGCCGACCCTGCCCTCGCCGACTTCTTCCGCAAGTACGAAGAGCAGACGGGCACTGAGGCCATGGAGTTCATGAACGCCGTCATGGCATACGACAGCGTCTACTGGGTGAAGGACGCCATCGAGCGGGCCGGCAGCGACGACCCCGTGAAGATCCGGGACGCCCTTGAGGCCACAAAGGGTCTGAAGCTCATGCACGCCACT